GTACCGAGGGCTCGTCTTCCATGACGAAGCGTGGCACTGGGCGATGCTGAAGATCTACGGGGAGAGGTACTGGATTCAGCACCCGGAACTTGTTGAACCGCAGGCTGAGTACAGAGCGCTTGACTGAACCTCCACCGCACACACCCGCGTCGGCCCTTGCTGGGCGGCATTTCGGCGGAGCCGCCAGCGGAGCAGCCAAGCCGCCGAACAACAGCGGACGGCGCGAGTGTCCATGGGGGTGGCAATTGCATACGGGTCGCGCCCGGCTCGACGAAGCGCCGAGCCGGGCGCGTCGGGCGAGCTATGCCACGAAGCGGGAACGGCGTCGGCGTCCGATCAGGAAGCCCGCACCGCCGAGGAGCAGAAGGGCACCGCCGATGTTGGCCACGGTCGCGGTTTCGGCACCGGTCAGGGGCAGCCCGCCGCCCTCGCCGCCGGGGGCGCCCAGGCTGGCGGAGGAAGTAGGGGTCGGTGCAACGGTCGTCGTGGCGCTGGGCGTCGCGCTGGGCGAGGCGCTGTCACTTGTTGAGCGTGCGCACTGCGGTCGAAGACACCGCGGTCAGTTCGGGCTGCGCAGGCAAAAATACCGTGGGTACACCCAGCGACTGGTTCATCGCGGCGAGTTGGTACTCGGTCCGAAGGTCGGTGGTGTTACGCAGGCCGCGGACGATCACCGCTACTTCATGGCGACGGCAGTAGGTGGAGGTCAACCCGCTCCAGGCCGCAACGGTGACGGAGGTCCACGCGACCGGCAGAATCGCCCGGACGGCGGCCGCTCGTTCCTCTTCGTCGGTGCCCGGATGCTTGACGCTGTTGACCGCGACGAGCACGACCACTTCGTCGAAGAGGTCGCGTGCCCGGTTCACCACATTCAAGTGCCCGGGCGTGAAGGGATCAAAGCTGCCGGGGTAGAGGGCTCGCACTCGTACGCGGCCGGGGATGTGTGCTGTCGGACGTGGCCCGGCCGGTGGGGGGTCGGGTGTCACGGCCGCAAGACCCGCTGCGCATCGCGGATGACCTGCTCGGAGGCCAGTGGTGCCCAGGAGGCGAACAGTTCCCGGAAGTAGGCGCCGTGCCGGTCCGCCACCGCCGGATCGTGCTCGATGACGTCCAGTTCGTTGACGATGCTCAGGTCCATGAGCGACCGAAGTTGAGCAGCGTTCGGCGTTCTCACCTGACGTTCGAAGCGGTCGAACACCTGGCCGGTCTTTGCCAGCTCCGGCCAGCTGCGATCACGGTCGCAGGCGCCATGCAGATAGACAAGCTCCTCGGCCTCGGCGCCGACGAGATCCCGCAGCACAGCACGATCGGCCCGATCAAGCAGGACGAGGTCGAATCCGTCGGTGCCGTAGGTGGCGTGGGTAAGGCCCGCGGCTTGCACTTCATTGCCGCAGCCGAGCACGGCGAGTCGTTCGCGGACTCGACACAGGTGGGCGTACAGGTTGCCCCCGGGATGCGCGATCTGCTCAGCGCCCTGCCGGCGGAGCCAGACCCGCACGCCTTCGTCGGTGCTCATGGCCCGACTGTAGGTATCGGCTGTCGGATTCGCTGGCCCCTGCGGGTGGGCAATACGTCACAGCGCCGTGGATACGTCTGTGGGTGCCCTTCATGCACCTCTGTGTCGCGCATGCAGATGGCCGTCGAGAGGGAATGCGGGCGGCGCTGCGGGGAGCACTCTGTCGAAGTCGTATCGGCTTTTCTCCGCGACTCGACACGAGGCCGAGTTGTCCACCTGATGCAGGAGTTCAAGACGCCTCAGCCCGCCCGGCCCAAGCATGTCGAAGGCCCAGCCGGTGAGAGCTTCCAGAGCGCGGGGAGCTACGCCCTTTCCGCGAGCGCGCGCCGCCGTCCAATACCCGACCTCGGCCGACGGTTTGCCGGGGGCTGTCTCCTTCAGGACCACGTTGCCCACCAACTGCCCGGGTGAGTCCAGGCCCGTTTCGAGGACCGCGAAGCCAAACCGGTCTCCTGTTGCCCAGCCCTGCTGCTGGGTCCGCACCCACCGTTTCGCGTCGGCATCGCTCTGTATCGCGGGGCTCGCCCAGAGACGCATCGCGGGATCCTGGCACACCTCGACCAGTGCGGGAACGTCGTCCATGCACCAGGGGCGAAGCACGAGGGCAGGGGCGGGCGGCATCGCGACCTCGTGCAGTACGACGGTGTCATTCACCAGTCGAGCGTAGGGCGGCACCGTCACCGGACCCGCGGCTACCTCCGGCGGGCCAGGTGTTGCAGCGTCGCGCGGATGACGGTCTTCTCCTCCGGGGAGACGTTGGGGTCCATCAGGATCCGCGCGACTGCCCGTAGGTCCGGGTCGGTGCTGGGGTCAGGTGCGGGTGAGGGCGGCGCGCCGTCCCAGCCCAGTATCTGCGAGGCCACCGAACGCGGGATGCCAAGGCCGTCGCAGAACTGTTGGACCTGGGTGCGCTGCGGGTTGGCGATCTCGGCGCGGCGCCAACGGTAGATCGTCGACCGACCGATGCCGGTGCGGTGTTCGACGTCCTCGATGGACATGGCGCGTTCCCGTACGGCCTCGTCGAGGGCGCGTTTGATGAACCGCGCGAACGCGATGACGCGGGGGTCCTGGCTGGCACTCGCTGGCACCGGCTGATCGTAAGTGCCGTCTGTGGGACTCCGTTGCCGGACACGCGCTCAGTGCCAGGTATGGCTTCCGATCCTAGGCGGGCCGCGCCACCTCGAAGCCAGGAGAAAGCTTCCGTAGCCGGGCGGGCTCGTGCGCTGTACGGGACCAAACACCACGAGCTGAAAGTACGGCTCGTTGCCATACTTGGCACTGAGTGTTGAGCGCGGTACCGTCAGTGCCATGAACGGCAATCACAGTGCCAGACATGGTCCTCGCCGAGCCCTCGATCGGCTCGCCTGCCTACCGGCCGAGGGCGGCCCTGCTCGATACGGCCGCCTCGGGGTGCCCATCCACCCATCCCCTGCGGGAGTGCCCAGCATCACCGCGACCACCGACGAGCAAGCCGCCGGCTCGGTGGCCGAGGAGGCTCGATGAAACTCCGTCCCGTGCTGTTGGCTGCCATCGCCGTCGCTCTCGTGGCGGTCGGCCAGTCCGTCCCCGCGGCAGCTCCCGTCAACGCCAAGGCCGCGGCTCCCGCCTGTCCGCAACCGGGACGCCCCACACTGAAGATTCTGACCGTGGGCGATTCGATCACCGGCGGCGCGACGATGGCCGGATCGTTCACCGCCGGCTACCGCGCCGAGCTGGGGCGTCTGCTCAACCAGAGCTGCGTACCCCATGAGTTTGTCGTCGCGGCGGAAGGGGGCGTGACCTGCAACTACTGGTCGTCGCGGATGGCGGGCCTGGTCACCACG
The nucleotide sequence above comes from Micromonospora luteifusca. Encoded proteins:
- a CDS encoding DUF6817 domain-containing protein → MSTDEGVRVWLRRQGAEQIAHPGGNLYAHLCRVRERLAVLGCGNEVQAAGLTHATYGTDGFDLVLLDRADRAVLRDLVGAEAEELVYLHGACDRDRSWPELAKTGQVFDRFERQVRTPNAAQLRSLMDLSIVNELDVIEHDPAVADRHGAYFRELFASWAPLASEQVIRDAQRVLRP
- the coaD gene encoding pantetheine-phosphate adenylyltransferase; this translates as MTPDPPPAGPRPTAHIPGRVRVRALYPGSFDPFTPGHLNVVNRARDLFDEVVVLVAVNSVKHPGTDEEERAAAVRAILPVAWTSVTVAAWSGLTSTYCRRHEVAVIVRGLRNTTDLRTEYQLAAMNQSLGVPTVFLPAQPELTAVSSTAVRTLNK
- a CDS encoding helix-turn-helix domain-containing protein, translating into MPASASQDPRVIAFARFIKRALDEAVRERAMSIEDVEHRTGIGRSTIYRWRRAEIANPQRTQVQQFCDGLGIPRSVASQILGWDGAPPSPAPDPSTDPDLRAVARILMDPNVSPEEKTVIRATLQHLARRR
- a CDS encoding GNAT family N-acetyltransferase, with product MNDTVVLHEVAMPPAPALVLRPWCMDDVPALVEVCQDPAMRLWASPAIQSDADAKRWVRTQQQGWATGDRFGFAVLETGLDSPGQLVGNVVLKETAPGKPSAEVGYWTAARARGKGVAPRALEALTGWAFDMLGPGGLRRLELLHQVDNSASCRVAEKSRYDFDRVLPAAPPAFPLDGHLHARHRGA